In Janibacter cremeus, a genomic segment contains:
- the mshA gene encoding D-inositol-3-phosphate glycosyltransferase has product MSDQPIRRVAMISVHTSPLAQPGTGDAGGLNVYVVESARELAARGVEVEIFTRRTAADLPDAVEMEPGVVVRHIDAGPYEGLLKEDLPGQLCAFAAGMMREIARVPHGHYDLAHSHYWLSGQVGWLVAERWQVPLVHTMHTMARVKNRQLAEDDVPEPPGREIGEAQVVDIADRLIANTLQEGDELIEYYDADPDKVQVVPPGVDLTTFAPGDRDDARSRIGLPQDAVVLLFVGRIQPLKGPHVLVRAAAELLGRRPELRGRLVVAVLGGASGRGLVAPDRLQQLGEELGVTDVLHLAPPVSRAELADWYRAADLVAVPSHTESFGLVAIEAQASGALVVAADVGGLRTAVGDGGVLVDGHDPQDWSRQLEDLIDDPAGAERLRSNARAHAKAFGWSVTVDRLLDVYAGAVAERHNMLVEVPR; this is encoded by the coding sequence GTGAGCGATCAGCCGATCCGCCGCGTGGCCATGATCAGCGTGCACACCTCGCCGCTGGCGCAGCCGGGCACGGGTGACGCCGGTGGCCTGAACGTCTACGTCGTCGAGTCCGCCCGCGAGCTGGCAGCGCGCGGGGTGGAGGTGGAGATCTTCACCCGGCGCACCGCGGCGGACCTGCCCGATGCGGTCGAGATGGAGCCCGGGGTGGTTGTGCGCCACATCGACGCCGGGCCCTATGAGGGTTTGCTGAAGGAAGACCTACCGGGCCAGCTGTGCGCCTTCGCCGCGGGGATGATGCGTGAGATCGCCCGGGTGCCGCACGGCCACTACGACTTGGCGCACTCGCACTACTGGCTCTCGGGTCAGGTCGGCTGGCTCGTCGCCGAGCGCTGGCAGGTGCCGCTGGTGCACACGATGCACACGATGGCTCGCGTGAAGAACCGCCAGCTCGCCGAGGACGACGTCCCCGAGCCCCCCGGTCGCGAGATCGGCGAGGCGCAGGTCGTCGACATCGCCGATCGACTCATCGCCAACACCCTGCAGGAGGGCGACGAGCTCATCGAGTACTACGACGCCGACCCGGACAAGGTCCAGGTCGTCCCGCCCGGGGTGGATCTGACCACCTTCGCCCCCGGGGACCGTGACGACGCACGATCGCGGATCGGCCTGCCCCAGGACGCGGTCGTGCTGCTCTTCGTCGGCCGGATCCAGCCGCTGAAGGGCCCGCACGTCCTCGTGCGGGCCGCGGCGGAGCTGCTCGGTCGGCGACCCGAGCTGCGTGGGCGTCTGGTCGTGGCCGTCCTCGGCGGCGCCTCCGGACGGGGCCTGGTGGCGCCGGACCGGTTGCAGCAGCTCGGCGAGGAGCTCGGCGTCACCGACGTGCTGCACCTGGCGCCGCCGGTGAGCCGGGCCGAGCTGGCCGACTGGTACCGGGCCGCGGACCTCGTCGCGGTGCCCTCGCACACCGAGTCCTTCGGTCTCGTCGCCATCGAGGCGCAGGCCAGCGGGGCGCTCGTCGTCGCGGCCGACGTCGGCGGCCTGCGCACCGCGGTCGGGGACGGTGGCGTCCTGGTCGACGGGCACGACCCGCAGGACTGGTCCCGGCAGCTGGAGGACCTCATCGACGACCCGGCCGGGGCCGAGCGGCTGCGCAGCAACGCCCGTGCGCACGCCAAGGCCTTCGGGTGGTCGGTGACGGTGGACCGTCTCCTCGATGTCTACGCTGGCGCCGTGGCCGAACGTCACAACATGCTCGTGGAGGTGCCTCGATGA
- a CDS encoding class I SAM-dependent methyltransferase, whose amino-acid sequence MSSQRPVGSITRGTTNPNRLRRCDRWLTSTHRRVLRVGGPPVIIDLGHGASGVTTAEWAQRVRSVRPDVRVRGLEIDPARVMSAQAWAGPGVEFTLGGFEVPLPHGQRARVIRAFNVLRQYDEGEVEAPWATMLARLDDHGLLVEGTCDELGRLGSWITLDRGGPRTLTLSWRLRDLGPQRNPSAVAARLPKALIHRNIPGEPVHDLLERLDDAWRWSAPFAPYGPRQRAVAAIGEVAKEVPVIGRSDRWRLGELTVPWSLVAPRSGPLARPQRR is encoded by the coding sequence GTGTCCAGCCAGCGTCCCGTCGGGAGCATCACCCGCGGAACGACCAATCCCAACCGATTGCGCCGGTGCGACCGGTGGCTGACCTCGACCCACCGTCGCGTCCTGCGCGTCGGGGGACCCCCGGTCATCATCGACCTCGGCCACGGCGCCAGTGGGGTGACGACGGCGGAGTGGGCCCAGCGGGTGCGCAGCGTGCGGCCGGACGTGCGGGTGCGGGGCCTGGAGATCGACCCGGCGAGGGTCATGAGCGCCCAGGCGTGGGCCGGGCCGGGTGTGGAGTTCACCCTCGGCGGCTTCGAGGTACCCCTGCCCCACGGTCAGCGGGCCCGGGTCATCCGCGCCTTCAACGTGCTTCGGCAGTACGACGAGGGCGAGGTCGAGGCACCCTGGGCGACGATGCTCGCCCGTCTGGACGACCACGGCCTCCTCGTCGAGGGCACCTGCGACGAGCTCGGCCGGCTCGGCAGCTGGATCACGCTCGACCGTGGGGGACCGCGCACGCTCACCCTCTCGTGGCGGCTGCGCGACCTCGGCCCGCAGAGGAATCCCTCGGCCGTCGCCGCCCGCCTGCCCAAGGCGCTGATCCACCGCAACATCCCGGGCGAGCCGGTCCACGACCTGCTCGAGCGGCTCGACGACGCGTGGCGGTGGTCGGCCCCCTTCGCCCCGTACGGGCCCCGGCAGCGCGCGGTGGCGGCCATCGGTGAGGTCGCGAAGGAGGTCCCGGTCATCGGCCGGTCGGACCGGTGGCGCCTGGGTGAGCTGACCGTGCCGTGGTCGCTCGTGGCGCCACGCTCCGGCCCGCTGGCACGTCCTCAGCGGCGGTAG
- a CDS encoding phosphomannose isomerase type II C-terminal cupin domain, which translates to MSNPPDPRRSIFVSQRPWGQFEQFTSNEETTVKVVTVEPGHRLSLQTHEHRGEFWQVLDGPLDVTVGHESWAAQTGEKVWVPPGAVHRMGNSGDRPARILEIGYGAFDESDIVRLEDDYRR; encoded by the coding sequence GTGAGCAACCCGCCTGACCCGAGACGCTCGATCTTCGTCTCGCAGCGCCCCTGGGGCCAGTTCGAGCAGTTCACCAGCAACGAGGAGACGACCGTCAAGGTCGTCACCGTCGAGCCCGGCCACCGGCTGTCGCTGCAGACCCACGAGCACCGGGGCGAGTTCTGGCAGGTCCTCGACGGGCCGCTGGACGTCACCGTCGGGCACGAGTCCTGGGCGGCGCAGACCGGCGAGAAGGTGTGGGTTCCCCCGGGCGCCGTCCACCGGATGGGCAACAGCGGCGACCGCCCCGCCCGGATCCTCGAGATCGGGTACGGCGCCTTCGACGAGAGCGACATCGTGCGACTCGAGGACGACTACCGCCGCTGA